In a genomic window of Brassica rapa cultivar Chiifu-401-42 chromosome A10, CAAS_Brap_v3.01, whole genome shotgun sequence:
- the LOC103849427 gene encoding probable ATP-dependent RNA helicase ddx42 encodes MALDSASDRNFNTRNPEEAIRLIENLASNNITKNTDFERNKSAHALGKEQLEDVKAKLDSNQRSGNQSGYRNSYGNGQRSGYNQSSQYQKSYNSNYNNNNNNKPYGNSYYQNQPQQTRQSKIESMLDQVLESQQNLMVNFNGKIYDVYIELNSNFKSLNTHVRKLKKKVVQKGDTIKRQETFMKGKGDDSLKHHVNAIMDDDFWQLVKEEKLQEGDFHVESSMNFGGSH; translated from the exons ATGGCTCTAGACTCAGCTAGTGATAGAAACTTCAACACTAGGAATCCAGAGGAGGCAATCAGACTTATTGAGAACTTGGCATCCAACAACATCACCAAGAACACTGATTTTGAAAGAAACAAATCGGCTCATGCCCTAGGGAAGGAGCAGTTGGAAGATGTTAAGGCTAAGCTAGATAGT AATCAGAGGTCTGGAAATCAGAGTGGATATAGAAACTCCTATGGCAATGGTCAGAGGAGTGGATACAACCAGAGTTCACAATACCAGAAATCCTACAACAGcaactacaacaacaacaacaacaacaaaccttATGGAAATTCCTACTACCAAAATCAACCACAACAGACTCGACAAAGTAAGATAGAGTCCATGcttgatcaagttcttgagaGTCAGCAGAATTTGATGGTGAATTTCAATGGAAAGATATATGATGTCTACATAGAGCTGAACTCAAATTTTAAGTCTTTGAACACACATGTGAGGAAGCTGAAGAAAAAAGTGGTTCAGAAAGGAGACACTATTAAAAGGCAGGAAACCTTCATGAAGGGTAAAGGGGATGACTCACTTAAGCACCACGTGAATGCCATCAtggatgatgatttctggcaattGGTTAAAGAGGAGAAGCTTCAGGAGGGCGACTTCCATGTCGAAAGCTCCATGAATTTCGGTGGTTCACattag